From the Hevea brasiliensis isolate MT/VB/25A 57/8 chromosome 15, ASM3005281v1, whole genome shotgun sequence genome, one window contains:
- the LOC110632759 gene encoding sulfate transporter 3.1 isoform X1: MGNADFERPHPVAIPPAKPFLKSLKSGLKETLFPDDPFRQFKNQSASRKFILGLQYFVPILEWAPRYTFAFFKADVIAGITIASLAVPQGISYANLANLPAIIGLYSSFVPPLVYAMLGSSRDLAVGTVAVASLLISSMLGKEVNPNEDPKHYVQLALTATFFAGVFQSALGLLRLGFIVDFLSHATIVGFMGGAATVVCLQQLKGILGLVHFTQGTDLVSVMRSVLSQTHQWRWESGALGCCFLFFLLLTRYCSKRKPCFFWINAMAPLTSVVLGSVLVYLTHAEKHGVQVIGHLKKGLNPPSVSDLAFGSPHLMTAIKTGIITGVIALAEGVAVGRSFAMFKNYHIDGNKEMIAFGMMNIAGSCTSCYLTTGPFSRTAVNFNAGCKTAVSNIVMATAVMITLLFLTPLFHYTPLVVLSSIIISAMLGLIDYEAAIHLWKVDKFDFFVCIGAYIGVVFGSVEIGLIIAVTISLLRMLLFVARPRTFLLGNIPNSMIYRSMDQYPTANSVPGILILQIDAPIYFANANYLRERISRWINEEEDRLKSTGGPTLQYVILDMSAIGSIDTSGISMLEEVKKNIDRKCLKLVLANPRSEVVKKLEKSKFIETVGQEWIYLTVGEAVSSCNFMLHTCKSNKASVQEFDAQENV, translated from the exons ATGGGTAACGCTGATTTTGAACGCCCACATCCTGTTGCAATTCCTCCGGCAAAGCCATTTCTCAAGTCCCTAAAATCAGGTCTCAAGGAGACTCTTTTCCCCGATGATCCTTTTAGGCAATTCAAGAACCAGTCTGCATCTAGGAAGTTCATTTTAGGATTGCAGTACTTTGTGCCTATCCTGGAATGGGCTCCACGTTACACCTTCGCCTTCTTCAAAGCTGATGTTATTGCTGGAATTACAATTGCCAGCCTCGCAGTTCCTCAAGGGATAAGTTATGCAAATCTTGCGAACTTGCCTGCAATAATTGGACTAT ATTCAAGCTTTGTGCCACCATTAGTATATGCCATGTTGGGCAGCTCAAGAGATTTGGCTGTGGGAACTGTTGCTGTGGCGTCACTTCTCATATCTTCCATGTTAGGGAAGGAGGTTAACCCTAATGAGGACCCAAAGCACTATGTTCAGTTGGCCTTAACGGCCACTTTCTTCGCTGGAGTTTTCCAATCTGCTCTCGGCTTATTAAG ACTAGGGTTTATCGTGGACTTCTTGTCCCATGCAACAATAGTGGGTTTCATGGGTGGAGCAGCCACAGTTGTCTGTCTTCAGCAATTGAAAGGGATTCTTGGGTTGGTTCATTTCACTCAAGGGACTGATCTTGTATCAGTTATGCGATCTGTTCTTAGCCAAACACACCAG TGGAGATGGGAAAGTGGAGCCTTGGgttgttgttttcttttcttcctaCTTCTTACTAGATACTGT AGCAAGAGAAAGCCATGCTTCTTCTGGATAAATGCTATGGCACCCCTGACGTCTGTTGTCCTAGGAAGTGTCCTTGTTTACCTGACCCACGCTGAGAAACATGGTGTTCAAGTG ATTGGGCACCTCAAGAAAGGGCTGAATCCACCATCTGTATCTGACTTGGCTTTTGGGTCTCCACATCTGATGACAGCTATTAAAACTGGAATCATAACTGGTGTTATAGCTCTTGCT GAAGGAGTAGCTGTCggaaggagctttgccatgttcAAGAACTATCACATTGATGGAAACAAAGAGATGATCGCTTTTGGGATGATGAATATTGCAGGCTCATGCACTTCCTGTTACCTAACCACAG GACCATTCTCGCGAACAGCAGTGAACTTCAATGCAGGTTGCAAGACTGCAGTGTCTAACATAGTCATGGCAACAGCTGTGATGATTACATTGTTATTTCTAACGCCATTGTTCCATTACACTCCCCTGGTGGTGCTTTCCTCGATTATAATCTCTGCCATGCTCGGCCTAATTGACTACGAAGCTGCTATTCACCTCTGGAAAGTCGACAAGTTCGACTTCTTTGTTTGCATTGGTGCCTACATTGGCGTCGTATTTGGAAGCGTCGAAATTGGCCTAATTATTGCT GTCACAATTTCCTTGCTAAGGATGCTCCTGTTTGTAGCAAGGCCAAGGACTTTCCTGCTAGGCAACATTCCCAATTCCATGATTTACAGAAGTATGGATCAATACCCGACAGCTAACAGTGTTCCTGGAATTCTCATTCTTCAGATTGATGCACCCATCTACTTTGCCAATGCAAACTACTTGAGGGAACG gATTTCAAGATGGATTAATGAGGAGGAAGACAGGCTCAAATCTACAGGAGGACCCACTTTACAATATGTGATACTAGATATGAGTG CTATTGGCAGCATAGATACAAGTGGGATCAGCATGCTCGAAGAAGTTAAGAAGAACATTGACAGAAAATGTCTCAag CTGGTACTGGCAAACCCACGAAGTGAGGTGGTTAAGAAGCTGGAAAAATCGAAGTTCATTGAAACAGTGGGTCAGGAATGGATCTATCTTACAGTGGGAGAGGCTGTATCATCATGCAACTTCATGCTACATACCTGTAAATCGAATAAAGCTTCAGTTCAAGAATTTGATGCACAAGAAAATGTGTGA
- the LOC110632759 gene encoding sulfate transporter 3.1 isoform X2, translated as MGNADFERPHPVAIPPAKPFLKSLKSGLKETLFPDDPFRQFKNQSASRKFILGLQYFVPILEWAPRYTFAFFKADVIAGITIASLAVPQGISYANLANLPAIIGLYSSFVPPLVYAMLGSSRDLAVGTVAVASLLISSMLGKEVNPNEDPKHYVQLALTATFFAGVFQSALGLLRLGFIVDFLSHATIVGFMGGAATVVCLQQLKGILGLVHFTQGTDLVSVMRSVLSQTHQSKRKPCFFWINAMAPLTSVVLGSVLVYLTHAEKHGVQVIGHLKKGLNPPSVSDLAFGSPHLMTAIKTGIITGVIALAEGVAVGRSFAMFKNYHIDGNKEMIAFGMMNIAGSCTSCYLTTGPFSRTAVNFNAGCKTAVSNIVMATAVMITLLFLTPLFHYTPLVVLSSIIISAMLGLIDYEAAIHLWKVDKFDFFVCIGAYIGVVFGSVEIGLIIAVTISLLRMLLFVARPRTFLLGNIPNSMIYRSMDQYPTANSVPGILILQIDAPIYFANANYLRERISRWINEEEDRLKSTGGPTLQYVILDMSAIGSIDTSGISMLEEVKKNIDRKCLKLVLANPRSEVVKKLEKSKFIETVGQEWIYLTVGEAVSSCNFMLHTCKSNKASVQEFDAQENV; from the exons ATGGGTAACGCTGATTTTGAACGCCCACATCCTGTTGCAATTCCTCCGGCAAAGCCATTTCTCAAGTCCCTAAAATCAGGTCTCAAGGAGACTCTTTTCCCCGATGATCCTTTTAGGCAATTCAAGAACCAGTCTGCATCTAGGAAGTTCATTTTAGGATTGCAGTACTTTGTGCCTATCCTGGAATGGGCTCCACGTTACACCTTCGCCTTCTTCAAAGCTGATGTTATTGCTGGAATTACAATTGCCAGCCTCGCAGTTCCTCAAGGGATAAGTTATGCAAATCTTGCGAACTTGCCTGCAATAATTGGACTAT ATTCAAGCTTTGTGCCACCATTAGTATATGCCATGTTGGGCAGCTCAAGAGATTTGGCTGTGGGAACTGTTGCTGTGGCGTCACTTCTCATATCTTCCATGTTAGGGAAGGAGGTTAACCCTAATGAGGACCCAAAGCACTATGTTCAGTTGGCCTTAACGGCCACTTTCTTCGCTGGAGTTTTCCAATCTGCTCTCGGCTTATTAAG ACTAGGGTTTATCGTGGACTTCTTGTCCCATGCAACAATAGTGGGTTTCATGGGTGGAGCAGCCACAGTTGTCTGTCTTCAGCAATTGAAAGGGATTCTTGGGTTGGTTCATTTCACTCAAGGGACTGATCTTGTATCAGTTATGCGATCTGTTCTTAGCCAAACACACCAG AGCAAGAGAAAGCCATGCTTCTTCTGGATAAATGCTATGGCACCCCTGACGTCTGTTGTCCTAGGAAGTGTCCTTGTTTACCTGACCCACGCTGAGAAACATGGTGTTCAAGTG ATTGGGCACCTCAAGAAAGGGCTGAATCCACCATCTGTATCTGACTTGGCTTTTGGGTCTCCACATCTGATGACAGCTATTAAAACTGGAATCATAACTGGTGTTATAGCTCTTGCT GAAGGAGTAGCTGTCggaaggagctttgccatgttcAAGAACTATCACATTGATGGAAACAAAGAGATGATCGCTTTTGGGATGATGAATATTGCAGGCTCATGCACTTCCTGTTACCTAACCACAG GACCATTCTCGCGAACAGCAGTGAACTTCAATGCAGGTTGCAAGACTGCAGTGTCTAACATAGTCATGGCAACAGCTGTGATGATTACATTGTTATTTCTAACGCCATTGTTCCATTACACTCCCCTGGTGGTGCTTTCCTCGATTATAATCTCTGCCATGCTCGGCCTAATTGACTACGAAGCTGCTATTCACCTCTGGAAAGTCGACAAGTTCGACTTCTTTGTTTGCATTGGTGCCTACATTGGCGTCGTATTTGGAAGCGTCGAAATTGGCCTAATTATTGCT GTCACAATTTCCTTGCTAAGGATGCTCCTGTTTGTAGCAAGGCCAAGGACTTTCCTGCTAGGCAACATTCCCAATTCCATGATTTACAGAAGTATGGATCAATACCCGACAGCTAACAGTGTTCCTGGAATTCTCATTCTTCAGATTGATGCACCCATCTACTTTGCCAATGCAAACTACTTGAGGGAACG gATTTCAAGATGGATTAATGAGGAGGAAGACAGGCTCAAATCTACAGGAGGACCCACTTTACAATATGTGATACTAGATATGAGTG CTATTGGCAGCATAGATACAAGTGGGATCAGCATGCTCGAAGAAGTTAAGAAGAACATTGACAGAAAATGTCTCAag CTGGTACTGGCAAACCCACGAAGTGAGGTGGTTAAGAAGCTGGAAAAATCGAAGTTCATTGAAACAGTGGGTCAGGAATGGATCTATCTTACAGTGGGAGAGGCTGTATCATCATGCAACTTCATGCTACATACCTGTAAATCGAATAAAGCTTCAGTTCAAGAATTTGATGCACAAGAAAATGTGTGA